One genomic segment of Streptomyces sp. RerS4 includes these proteins:
- a CDS encoding bifunctional methylenetetrahydrofolate dehydrogenase/methenyltetrahydrofolate cyclohydrolase, whose product MTAQILDGKATAAAIKSELTVRVAALKDRGITPGLGTLLVGDDPGSRWYVNGKHKDCAEVGIASIQRELPATASQEDIEAVVHELNDNPECTGYIVQLPLPKGIDTNRVLELMDPAKDADGLHPMSLGRLVLNEQGPLPCTPYGIVELLRHHGVEINGAHVVVLGRGITVGRSIGLLLTRKSENATVTLCHTGTRDLSGLLRQADVIVAAAGVPHLVKPEDVKPGAAVLDVGVSRDENGKIVGDVHPGVAAVAGWLSPNPGGVGPMTRAQLLVNVVEAAERITSAG is encoded by the coding sequence ATGACCGCCCAGATTCTCGATGGCAAGGCCACCGCAGCCGCGATCAAGTCCGAACTGACCGTCCGAGTGGCGGCGCTGAAGGACCGGGGCATCACGCCCGGCCTCGGCACCCTGCTGGTCGGCGACGATCCGGGCAGCCGTTGGTACGTCAACGGCAAGCACAAGGACTGCGCGGAGGTCGGCATCGCCTCCATCCAGCGCGAACTGCCCGCCACGGCGTCCCAGGAGGACATCGAGGCGGTGGTGCACGAGCTGAACGACAACCCGGAGTGCACCGGCTACATCGTGCAACTTCCGCTGCCCAAGGGCATCGACACCAACCGCGTCCTGGAACTCATGGACCCCGCCAAGGACGCCGACGGCCTGCACCCCATGTCCCTCGGCCGGCTGGTGCTGAACGAGCAGGGGCCGCTGCCCTGTACCCCGTACGGCATCGTCGAACTGCTGCGCCACCACGGCGTCGAGATCAACGGCGCGCACGTGGTCGTCCTCGGCCGGGGCATCACCGTGGGCCGCTCCATCGGCCTGCTGCTGACCCGCAAGTCCGAGAACGCCACGGTGACGCTCTGCCACACCGGTACGCGCGACCTCTCCGGGCTGCTGCGCCAGGCCGACGTCATCGTCGCGGCGGCCGGCGTCCCCCACCTGGTCAAGCCCGAGGACGTGAAGCCGGGCGCGGCCGTGCTCGACGTCGGCGTCAGCCGCGACGAGAACGGCAAGATCGTCGGCGATGTGCACCCGGGGGTGGCCGCGGTGGCGGGCTGGCTCTCCCCGAACCCGGGCGGTGTCGGCCCGATGACCCGGGCGCAGCTTCTGGTGAACGTCGTCGAGGCGGCGGAGCGGATCACCAGTGCGGGCTGA
- a CDS encoding DUF3017 domain-containing protein codes for MRAEPDTGNGAEPGETVNGSRPPARADGADADTPPAAPSGASAPAARASRRFPSVTHDTARPEGSGRAIPGAVSAPARQWPMLSVLAATAAGLLSTAFGHPRVGCLIIGVALIAAAVMRRLLPSVGMLAVRSRFTDMITYGVLGVAITLLALVMEPKPLLNIPFLESAVRFTVR; via the coding sequence GTGCGGGCTGAGCCGGACACCGGGAACGGCGCGGAGCCGGGCGAGACGGTGAACGGCAGCCGCCCCCCGGCGCGGGCGGACGGAGCGGACGCGGACACCCCGCCGGCCGCCCCGTCGGGGGCCTCCGCGCCCGCCGCCCGCGCTTCCCGCCGCTTCCCCTCCGTCACGCACGACACCGCCCGCCCCGAGGGCAGCGGCCGGGCCATCCCCGGCGCCGTGTCCGCGCCGGCCCGGCAGTGGCCGATGCTCAGCGTCCTCGCCGCCACGGCCGCGGGGCTGCTGTCCACGGCGTTCGGGCATCCGCGCGTCGGCTGCCTGATCATCGGGGTCGCGCTGATCGCCGCCGCCGTGATGCGCCGCTTGCTGCCGTCCGTGGGGATGCTCGCGGTGCGCTCCCGGTTCACCGACATGATCACGTACGGGGTGCTGGGCGTGGCCATCACCCTGCTCGCCCTGGTCATGGAGCCCAAGCCGTTGCTGAACATCCCGTTCCTGGAGTCGGCGGTCCGTTTCACCGTCAGGTGA
- a CDS encoding malate dehydrogenase → MTRTPVNVTVTGAAGQIGYALLFRIASGHLLGADVPVKLRLLEIPQGMKAAEGTAMELDDCAFPLLKGIDIFDDPNQGFDGANVALLVGARPRTKGMERGDLLSANGGIFKPQGAAINAHAADDIKVLVVGNPANTNALIAQAAAPDVPAERFTAMTRLDHNRAISQLAQKTGAAVSDIKRLTIWGNHSATQYPDIFHAEIAGKNAAEVVNDEVWLADTFIPTVAKRGAAIIEARGASSAASAANAAIDHVHTWVNGTAAGDWTSMGIPSDGSYGVPEGLISSFPVTCVDGKYEIVQGLDINEFSRTRIDASVAELVEERDAVRELGLI, encoded by the coding sequence ATGACCCGCACTCCCGTGAATGTCACCGTGACCGGCGCCGCCGGCCAGATCGGTTACGCGCTGCTCTTCCGCATCGCGTCCGGCCACCTGCTCGGCGCGGACGTGCCGGTCAAGCTCCGCCTCCTGGAGATCCCCCAGGGCATGAAGGCCGCCGAGGGCACGGCCATGGAGCTCGACGACTGCGCCTTCCCGCTCCTCAAGGGCATCGACATCTTCGACGACCCGAACCAGGGCTTCGACGGCGCCAACGTCGCGCTGCTCGTGGGCGCCCGCCCGCGCACCAAGGGCATGGAGCGCGGTGACCTGCTCTCCGCCAACGGCGGCATCTTCAAGCCGCAGGGCGCCGCGATCAACGCGCACGCCGCGGACGACATCAAGGTCCTGGTCGTGGGCAACCCGGCCAACACCAACGCGCTCATCGCGCAGGCCGCCGCTCCGGACGTACCGGCCGAGCGCTTCACCGCGATGACCCGCCTGGACCACAACCGCGCGATCTCGCAGCTGGCGCAGAAGACCGGCGCCGCCGTCTCCGACATCAAGCGCCTCACCATCTGGGGCAACCACTCGGCGACCCAGTACCCGGACATCTTCCACGCGGAGATCGCCGGCAAGAACGCCGCCGAGGTCGTCAACGACGAGGTGTGGCTCGCCGACACCTTCATCCCGACCGTCGCCAAGCGCGGCGCCGCGATCATCGAGGCCCGTGGCGCGTCCTCGGCCGCCTCGGCCGCCAACGCCGCCATCGACCACGTCCACACGTGGGTCAACGGCACCGCCGCCGGCGACTGGACCTCGATGGGCATCCCGTCGGACGGCTCCTACGGCGTCCCGGAGGGCCTCATCTCCTCCTTCCCCGTCACCTGCGTCGACGGCAAGTACGAGATCGTCCAGGGCCTGGACATCAACGAGTTCTCCCGGACCCGCATCGACGCGTCCGTGGCGGAGCTCGTCGAGGAGCGCGACGCGGTGCGCGAGCTCGGCCTGATCTGA
- a CDS encoding carboxymuconolactone decarboxylase family protein, whose protein sequence is MQMSQLAPEVYKAVIGLEIAARKGLDPALVELVKIRASQINHCAYCLDMHAKDAIAAGESVERIVQLGAWEESRHFYTEKELAALALTEAVTVLTDGFVPDAVYAEAAAHFEDAELAQLIALIATINVWNRFAVTTRMTPGHYTPGMYKI, encoded by the coding sequence ATGCAGATGTCCCAGCTGGCCCCCGAGGTCTACAAGGCCGTGATCGGCCTGGAGATCGCCGCCAGGAAGGGGCTGGACCCGGCCCTGGTCGAGCTCGTCAAGATCCGCGCCTCGCAGATCAACCACTGCGCGTACTGCCTGGACATGCACGCCAAGGACGCCATCGCGGCCGGCGAGAGCGTCGAGCGGATCGTCCAGCTCGGCGCCTGGGAGGAGTCGCGGCACTTCTACACGGAGAAGGAGCTGGCGGCGCTCGCGCTGACCGAGGCCGTCACCGTCCTCACGGACGGTTTCGTGCCCGACGCGGTCTACGCCGAGGCCGCCGCCCACTTCGAGGACGCCGAACTGGCCCAGCTGATCGCCCTGATCGCGACGATCAACGTCTGGAACCGCTTCGCCGTCACCACCCGGATGACCCCGGGGCACTACACCCCGGGGATGTACAAGATCTGA
- a CDS encoding glutathionylspermidine synthase family protein, translated as MKRHTIEPRPDWQKTVEEQGLIYPLTRYPDDSLRPYWDESAYYAFTLPEVEALENVVEELHAMCLAAAAHIVEHDRFADLGITDGRLAERIAESWRRRAEQPSLYGRFDLRYDGSGSPAKMLEYNADTPTSLVEAASPQWFWMEERFPGADQWNSLHERLVDAWRRQAELLPPGPVHFAHSETDELGEDLMTVAYLQETAEQAGLDTHALSVETIGWDSLSGRFVDEKLRFIRACFKLYPWEWLATDQFGPQVLGTYDHGGGSGTTAWIEPLWKMLLANKALLAILWELFPDHPNLLPAYLDGPRELAEPGGPGYAAKPLLGREGAGVTLHEAGEGGEPFVPVEGETYVFQALAPLPDFDGNRVVLGAWVVEEEAAGLGIRESAGPITDEYARFLPHVIL; from the coding sequence ATGAAGCGGCACACCATCGAACCCCGCCCCGACTGGCAGAAGACCGTCGAGGAGCAGGGGCTGATCTACCCCCTGACGCGCTACCCCGACGACTCGCTGCGCCCCTACTGGGACGAGAGCGCGTACTACGCCTTCACCCTCCCCGAGGTGGAGGCGCTGGAGAACGTCGTCGAGGAACTGCACGCCATGTGCCTGGCCGCGGCCGCCCACATCGTCGAGCACGACCGCTTCGCCGACCTCGGCATCACCGATGGGCGACTCGCCGAGCGGATCGCCGAGTCCTGGCGCCGCCGCGCCGAACAGCCCTCCCTCTACGGCCGCTTCGACCTGCGCTACGACGGCTCCGGCAGCCCCGCCAAGATGCTGGAGTACAACGCCGACACGCCCACCTCCCTCGTGGAGGCGGCGAGCCCGCAGTGGTTCTGGATGGAGGAGCGCTTCCCCGGCGCCGACCAGTGGAACTCCCTGCACGAACGGCTCGTCGACGCCTGGCGCCGACAGGCCGAGCTGCTGCCCCCGGGCCCGGTGCACTTCGCGCACTCCGAGACCGACGAGCTCGGCGAGGACCTGATGACGGTCGCCTACCTCCAGGAGACCGCCGAACAGGCCGGGCTGGACACGCACGCCCTGTCCGTGGAGACCATCGGCTGGGACAGCCTCTCGGGCCGCTTCGTGGACGAGAAGCTCCGCTTCATCCGCGCCTGCTTCAAGCTCTACCCCTGGGAGTGGCTGGCGACCGACCAGTTCGGCCCCCAGGTCCTCGGCACCTACGACCACGGCGGCGGCTCCGGCACCACCGCCTGGATCGAGCCGCTGTGGAAGATGCTGCTCGCCAACAAGGCGCTGCTCGCGATCCTCTGGGAGCTCTTCCCCGATCATCCGAACCTGCTGCCCGCCTACCTCGACGGCCCGCGCGAGCTCGCCGAGCCGGGGGGCCCCGGCTACGCGGCCAAGCCGCTGCTGGGCCGCGAGGGCGCCGGGGTCACCCTCCACGAGGCGGGCGAGGGCGGGGAGCCGTTCGTCCCGGTCGAGGGGGAGACGTACGTCTTCCAGGCGCTCGCCCCGCTGCCCGACTTCGACGGCAACCGCGTGGTGCTCGGGGCGTGGGTGGTCGAGGAGGAGGCGGCCGGCCTCGGCATCCGGGAATCGGCCGGCCCGATCACGGACGAGTACGCCCGCTTCCTGCCGCACGTCATCCTCTGA
- the rocD gene encoding ornithine--oxo-acid transaminase, whose amino-acid sequence MSRTADAIRSADAHSAHNYHPLPIVVTSAEGAWMTDVEGRRYLDMLAGYSALNFGHGNRRLIDAAHAQLERVTLTSRAFHHDRFADFCAELAALCGKEAVLPMNTGAEAVETAIKTARKWGYKVKGVPDGHAKIVVAADNFHGRTTTIVSFSTDHEARDHYGPYTPGFEIVPYGDLTALAHAVTPNTVAVMLEPIQGEAGVLVPPAGYLAGVRELTRERNVLFMADEIQSGLGRTGRTFACEHEGVVPDVYILGKALGGGVVPVSAVVADRDVLGVFRPGEHGSTFGGNPLACAVALEVIAMLRTGEYQQRAAELGDHLHRELNLLVGGGAVTAVRGRGLWAGVDIEPSHGTGREISEKLMELGVLVKDTHGSTIRIAPPLVISKEDLDWGLEQLRSVLAAG is encoded by the coding sequence GTGTCGAGAACTGCTGATGCCATCCGCTCCGCCGACGCGCACAGCGCGCACAACTACCATCCCCTGCCCATCGTCGTCACGTCGGCCGAGGGCGCGTGGATGACCGACGTGGAGGGCCGCCGCTACCTCGACATGCTCGCCGGGTACTCGGCGCTCAACTTCGGCCACGGCAACCGTCGGCTGATCGACGCCGCCCACGCCCAACTGGAGCGGGTCACCCTCACCTCGCGCGCCTTCCACCACGACCGGTTCGCCGACTTCTGCGCCGAACTGGCCGCGCTGTGCGGCAAGGAGGCCGTGCTGCCCATGAACACGGGCGCCGAGGCGGTGGAGACGGCGATCAAGACGGCCCGCAAGTGGGGCTACAAGGTCAAGGGCGTCCCGGACGGACACGCCAAGATCGTGGTCGCCGCCGACAACTTCCACGGCCGGACCACCACCATCGTGTCCTTCTCGACGGACCACGAGGCGCGCGACCACTACGGGCCCTACACCCCCGGCTTCGAGATCGTCCCCTACGGCGACCTCACCGCGCTCGCGCACGCCGTCACCCCGAACACGGTCGCCGTGATGCTGGAGCCGATCCAGGGCGAGGCGGGGGTCCTCGTACCGCCCGCCGGGTACCTGGCCGGCGTACGGGAACTGACGCGCGAGCGGAACGTGTTGTTCATGGCCGACGAGATCCAGTCGGGCCTCGGCCGCACCGGCAGGACCTTCGCCTGCGAGCACGAGGGCGTCGTCCCCGACGTGTACATCCTCGGCAAGGCCCTCGGCGGCGGGGTCGTGCCCGTCTCCGCCGTGGTCGCCGACCGCGACGTGCTCGGCGTGTTCCGGCCCGGCGAACACGGCTCCACCTTCGGCGGGAACCCGCTGGCCTGCGCCGTCGCCCTGGAGGTGATCGCGATGCTGCGCACCGGCGAGTACCAGCAGCGCGCCGCCGAGCTCGGCGACCACCTGCACCGGGAGCTGAACCTGCTCGTCGGCGGCGGCGCCGTGACCGCCGTACGCGGCCGGGGGCTGTGGGCGGGCGTGGACATCGAACCGTCGCACGGCACGGGCCGGGAGATCTCCGAGAAGCTGATGGAGCTGGGCGTGTTGGTGAAGGACACCCACGGATCCACGATCCGCATCGCACCGCCGCTGGTCATCAGCAAGGAGGACCTGGACTGGGGGCTGGAGCAACTGCGCTCGGTCCTCGCCGCCGGCTGA